The Coccidioides posadasii str. Silveira chromosome 3, complete sequence genome contains a region encoding:
- the LYS1_1 gene encoding Saccharopine dehydrogenase (EggNog:ENOG410PG8G~COG:E~BUSCO:9074at33183), with protein MAGTTLHLRAEDKILEHRSALTPSTTRALIDAGYNIKVERSPTSALRKRIFPDEEFEKAGAELVAEGSWINAPKDSIIVGLKELDETKDFPLVHDHVTFAHCFKNQGGWEKALGRWSRGGGVLYDLEFLQDDSGRRVAAFGYHAGFAGAALSLKTWAWQLEHPDGTPLPGVDEFTGGKGYYVNEDEMVNQIRADIERGAKIAGRKPRVLIIGALGRCGRGAVDACVKAGCEDILRWDMAETAKGGPFTEIVESDIFINCIYLTSKIPSFVDEDSLKSPNRKLSVVCDVSCDTTNPNNPIPIYNVNTTFDKPTLQLNYTNPPLSVISIDHLPSLLPAESSEAFSTDLLPSMLEIKNRTSHPVWQRAEKLYREKVQTLPAELQKVEV; from the exons ATGGCTGGGACAACTCTCCACCTCCGTGCGGAGGACAAGATTCTCGAGCACAG ATCCGCACTCACTCCGTCGACTACCCGTGCTCTTATCGACGCCGGCTACAACATCAAGGTCGAGCGGTCACCTACCTCCGCTCTCCGCAAGCGAATTTTTCCGGACGAGGAATTCGAGAAGGCTGGCGCCGAATTGGTTGCCGAAGGAAGCTGGATTAATGCACCCAAGGATTCAATCATCGTGGGTTTGAAGGAGCTTGATGAGACCAAAGATTTCCCATTGGTGCACGACCACGTCACATTCGCGCATTGCTTCAAGAACCAAGGAGGTTGGGAGAAGGCTTTGGGAAGGTGGAGTCGTGGTGGGGGTGTTTTATACGATTTGGAATTTCTGCAG GATGACTCGGGTCGAAGAGTAGCCGCTTTTGGTTATCATGCTGGCTTTGCCGGTGCTGCGCTTTCATTGAAGACCTGGGCCTGGCAGCTCGAGCACCCGGATGGCACCCCACTTCCAGGTGTCGACGAATTCACCGGCGGGAAGGGTTATTATGTCAATGAGGATGAGATGGTCAATCAGATCCGTGCCGATATTGAAAGGGGAGCTAAGATTGCGGGTCGCAAGCCACGAGTCCTGATTATCGGTGCATTGGGTCGTTGCGGAAG AGGAGCCGTCGATGCATGTGTCAAGGCAGGTTGCGAGGATATCCTCCGATGGGATATGGCAGAAACGGCGAAGGGCGGTCCTTTCACCGAAATTGTCGAATCCGACAT CTTCATCAACTGCATTTATCTCACTAGCAAGATCCCTTCATTTGTCGATGAGGACAGTCTCAAGAGCCCGAATCGTAAGCTCTCTGTTGTGTGTGACGTG AGCTGTGATACCACTAATCCCAACAATCCTATT CCCATTTACAACGTAAACACT ACCTTCGATAAACCTACCCTCCAGCTTAATTACACCAATCCTCCTCTCAGCGTGATAT CAATCGACCACCTTCCAAGCCTTCTCCCAGCCGAGTCATCCGAGGCCTTCTCCACAGATCTCCTACCGTCCATGCTCGAGATCAAGAACCGGACCTCCCACCCCGTCTGGCAACGGGCGGAGAAGCTATACAGAGAGAAGGTGCAAACATTACCCGCCGAGTTGCAAAAGGTAGAAGTTTAG
- a CDS encoding uncharacterized protein (EggNog:ENOG410ZAXE~COG:S), translating into MIHEGLEYSYIINGFALILLHVRHDDPATLYFYLCEPNMEVNTGDEQALQEPKTAIVQVFNGRPASSYAVPAGCAPEATAYDSEPTDSSDTDLNQAPPRRKRNLRQITSSPSIQQPPRSRRTHRKQQNHHAEQFCTQKCLLGLKHSRMLDGQCPNVELHRRGREGKHHLITADCLVQLLKEQLDENLDHKCTPFGDCGAFGAPFKITCATYGYTVVGKGTTSLLWNEVSREADVYRILQKAQGSAVPVFLGAVDLRMVYFLHRGGQIRHMLLMAWGGKDTTKHEHSEALTRKIRRSNRDIRASGVIHKDFRHGNVLWNDELQRALIIDFHRSELERRPIEKRVELRKRSPYKVDLLALWIEEVSNF; encoded by the exons ATGATCCATGAAGGCCTCGAGTATTCCTATATAATAAATGGTTTCGCCCTTATCCTTCTTCATGTGCGCCATGATGATCCCGCGACGCTTTACTTCTATCTCTGCGAACCCAATATGGAAGTCAATACTGGAGATGAGCAGGCTTTGCAGGAGCCGAAGACAGCTATCGTTCAGGTTTT CAACGGGAGACCGGCGAGCTCGTACGCGGTCCCAGCAGGCTGTGCACCTGAGGCAACCGCATACGACTCAGAACCCACTGATTCATCGGACACCGACTTGAACCAAGCACCACCCAGACGCAAGCGGAACCTCAGGCAGATCACATCATCCCCGTCCATACAGCAACCGCCACGGTCAAGACGCACCCACCGTAAGCAACAGAACCACCATGCAGAGCAATTTTGCACACAAAAGTGTCTACTCGGCCTTAAACATAGCCGCATGCTAGATGGCCAGTGCCCTAATGTGGAGCTTCACCGACGAGGCCGAGAGGGCAAGCATCATCTTATTACTGCAGATTGCCTGGTACAGCTGCTCAAGGAACAGCTGGATGAAAATCTTGATCACAAATGCACACCATTTGGAGACTGTGGTGCATTTGGAGCACCGTTCAAAATCACCTGCGCTACATATGGCTATACAGTGGTTGGAAAGGGGACGACGTCCCTCCTCTGGAATGAGGTCTCTCGCGAAGCAGATGTATACCGCATCCTCCAAAAGGCTCAGGGGTCTGCAGTCCCTGTGTTTCTTGGAGCGGTCGATCTGAGAATGGTCTACTTTCTACATCGGGGCGGACAGATACGCCACATGCTGCTCATGGCCTGGGGTGGTAAGGATACAACTAAGCACGAGCACTCCGAGGCGTTGACTCGCAAGATCAGGAGGTCTAACAGAGATATTCGAGCTTCGGGAGTTATACATAAGGACTTTCGTCATGGAAACGTTTTGTGGAATGATGAGCTACAACGGGCCCTAATCATTGACTTTCACCGCTCGGAGTTGGAGCGTCGACCGATAGAGAAGCGAGTGGAACTACGAAAGAGGTCACCATACAAAGTCGATCTCCTGGCCCTTTGGATTGAAGAAGTTTCGAACTTTTAA
- a CDS encoding uncharacterized protein (CAZy:CE10~SECRETED:SignalP(1-17)~EggNog:ENOG410PHEY~COG:T~MEROPS:MER0033188), with translation MKSALLLALTVAANAAASPRVTDPETQVTYEGISRNGLDVFLNIPYGQDTSGEHRFKPPRPYVPEEGSTIMAKAFGPACPQQTGNPNFPLTLSNIFDISEDCLNLNIVRPPGLSSDSKLPVMIYIHGGKQFYADFWTGSNADLSYEPDGMILESMKNEMPIIHVSINYRLGLFGFAISDALREEKSTNAGLRDQRLAFEWVRDNIEVFGGDPSKVTIFGQSSGGLAVGLHTMAYGGTKPVPFQQGICQSQALEPGITGDFTINEMKLVAGATGCNTTDLHSPETIACLRDFDTEPLLNKSIEVHVADISNNIGDSWLPTVDGDFLPDAPSTLVSEGRFAKVRTMIGWTEEDVTYYTPQEIYTEEDTFNFISSYLPAMTDVSVKSLLELYPSSDFSDDPTANRTAQFYRSARMFRDIIMTCMPIWYGENLARKDIDVYLYDFNQTLVAPILAAIGSPGLGAIHTSEFAYVFGNISHYDIPGYPFDPVDSDRRLAIEASRSWSSFASVGRPSVRGKETLKGWEKAFARGNNTSIYVAGGPSAGLSPWDGRRAKPAIRAQKLRERCMFLNSPEIREQMQF, from the exons ATGAAGTCCGCTCTACTCCTGGCGTTGACCGTGGCGGCCAACGCGGCGGCCAGCCCGCGCGTGACGGATCCTGAGACCCAGGTCACTTACGAAGGGATATCGAGGAATGGTCTCGATGTCTTTCTGAACATCCCATATGGCCAGGACACGAGCGGCGAGCACAGGTTCAAGCCCCCTCGGCCATATGTGCCCGAGGAAGGATCGACGATCATGGCCAAAGCATTCGGGCCCGCCTGTCCCCAGCAGACCGGCAATCCAAACTTTCCCTTGACGTTGTCAAATATCTTCGATATCTCTGAAGACTGCCTTAATTTGAATATTGTTCGACCCCCGGGCTTGTCCTCCGACTCCAAATTACCCGTTATGATCTACATCCACGGAGGCAAGCAGTTTTATGCCGA TTTCTGGACTGGCTCAAATGCCGACCTCTCCTACGAACCGGATGGAATGATTCTGGAGTCTATGAAAAATGAGATGCCCATCATTCATGTCTCGATCAATTACCGCTTGGGAT TGTTCGGCTTCGCCATCTCAGATGCTCTTAGAGAGGAAAAGTCGACCAACGCCGGTCTAAGGGACCAGCGACTGGCTTTCGAGTGGGTTCGCGACAACATCGAAGTTTTTGGAGGGGATCCATCGAAAGTTACGATATTCGGCCAATCTTCCGGAG GTCTTGCGGTTGGCCTCCACACCATGGCATATGGTGGCACAAAGCCGGTACCGTTCCAACAGGGCATTTGTCAGAGCCAGGCTCTCGAACCCGGAATTACCGGTGACTTCACTATCAATGAAATGAAGCTGGTCGCCGGCGCCACTGGCTGCAATACCACCGATCTGCACTCCCCAGAAACCATTGCTTGTCTGCGTGACTTTGACACGGAGCCTCTATTGAATAAGTCTATCGAGGTCCACGTGGCCGACATCTCCAACAATATTGGAGACTCCTGGCTGCCGACGGTAGACGGTGATTTTCTACCAGATGCACCGTCAACTCTCGTTTCCGAAGGTCGCTTCGCGAAAGTGAGGACAATGATTGGATGGACCGAGGAAGATGTCACGTATTACACACCCCAGGAAATTTATACGGAAGAGGATACATTCAACTTTATCTCCAGCTATCTCCCTGCGATGACGGATGTCTCGGTCAAGTCATTACTTGAGCTTTATCCGAGCTCCGATTTCTCTGACGATCCAACGGCTAACCGCACTGCGCAGTTCTACCGTTCGGCCAGAATGTTCAGAGATATCATCATGACATGCATGCCGATCTGGTATGGAGAGAATTTGGCGCGGAAAGATATCGACGTTTACTTGTATGACTTCAACCAGACTCTTGTCGCCCCAATCCTGGCTGCGATAGGCAGCCCCGGCCTCGGTGCGATCCACACATCTGAGTTCGCATACGTATTTGGCAACATTTCTCACTATGACATTCCCGGATACCCTTTCGACCCTGTCGACTCTGACCGCCGTCTTGCGATCGAAGCTTCACGGTCTTGGTCATCCTTCGCCAGTGTCGGCCGTCCGTCCGTTCGGGGAAAGGAGACTTTGAAAGGATGGGAAAAAGCATTCGCGAGAGGTAACAACACGAGTATTTATGTGGCTGGAGGCCCGTCGGCAGGTTTATCGCCGTGGGATGGCCGTCGGGCAAAGCCAGCTATCCGCGCACAGAAACTTCGCGAGCGGTGCATGTTCTTGAACTCCCCGGAAATCAGAGAGCAGATGCAGTTTTAA
- a CDS encoding uncharacterized protein (SECRETED:SignalP(1-21)~EggNog:ENOG410PHEY~COG:T), whose product MRRKSPVVSGWGFSLACPAAASLGPVGCPVFQKPHAAPMNIHAELLTCSIEYGVHFQPQGTGVGLAANPFSRQWNPCRTSQRTPRGGDVTRTGSCNDKLTKAQSTECSIYIYECGLS is encoded by the coding sequence ATGCGTCGCAAATCGCCAGTTGTCAGCGGCTGGGGATTTTCCCTCGCTTGCCCTGCAGCTGCATCCTTGGGCCCTGTCGGCTGTCCTGTTTTCCAGAAACCCCATGCCGCACCAATGAATATCCACGCTGAACTGTTGACCTGCTCCATTGAGTATGGCGTGCACTTTCAGCCCCAGGGGACGGGAGTTGGGTTGGCCGCCAATCCTTTCTCCCGACAGTGGAACCCATGCAGAACTTCCCAGAGGACTCCCCGCGGAGGCGATGTAACACGGACAGGTTCATGCAATGATAAATTAACCAAGGCCCAGAGTACCGAGTGCtcgatatatatatatgaatgTGGTCTCTCATAG